In Macadamia integrifolia cultivar HAES 741 chromosome 12, SCU_Mint_v3, whole genome shotgun sequence, the following are encoded in one genomic region:
- the LOC122058457 gene encoding 60S acidic ribosomal protein P2-like, giving the protein MKVIATYLLSVLGGNTSPSADDLKNILGSVGADADDDKIELLLSEVKGKDITELIASRREKLASVPSGGGAAIAVAASAGGSGGGAAPAADKPKKEEKVEEKEESDDDMGFSLFD; this is encoded by the coding sequence ATGAAGGTTATCGCTACCTACTTGCTCTCTGTTCTGGGCGGAAACACCAGCCCTTCTGCCGACGATTTGAAGAACATTCTTGGATCAGTTGGGGCTGATGCTGATGATGATAAAATTGAGCTACTGCTATCTGAAGTTAAGGGTAAAGATATTACAGAGCTGATTGCATCTAGAAGGGAGAAGCTTGCTTCAGTGCCTTCTGGTGGTGGTGCAGCCATTGCTGTGGCTGCAAGTGCTGGCGGCAGTGGGGGTGGTGCAGCACCTGCTGCGgataagccaaagaaagaagagaaagtggaagagaaagaggagtcAGATGATGACATGGGCTTTAGTCTTTTCGACTGA